The following proteins are encoded in a genomic region of Streptococcus sp. 29892:
- a CDS encoding quinol oxidase produces the protein MTELDAVAREVSHQPRRRRRARRSQGYQLSEDFKARMPKTKIWPALVWSLVLSLVSVANPFLTFLATNEQTQHLYAGMAMMAGQNPYGDFFATNGVFYYLLAWLGHIDGGFIVFGFLQMIALFIAGVYFYKIMVYFSQSERLATSSSHWFYIFIASLGFGGLYAEIFALPFVLAGIWFLVRYFANAVGDEAFILYGIEAALAFLIYPKSLLLWLLAGFILFVFNTQQRQMARGFYQLLASIFGLLLVLYLVGYYAFEAQILGTAIQQTFLYNLGLDFQYAGLYVTLAVVAGFLLLSGFFKGFIQTVSSFGQGLHTHIKVLILLVFIAQLVFIIGTQNGHYSQLLSLLPYGFVLTVLHLGAGSEVEERGYLSRHFFLPLVMAFGMVAQPAYTYFVEGDLVTDRASIASYVGQETTKTDKIYVWDNSASIYLDSQRLSSATIISAEPYLTTTGNQNSLLYDLNKNEASLVIVNKNIPLLDDVKANLELQYKPVKTTDYFTVYQKNE, from the coding sequence CTCTCGTTTGGAGTTTAGTACTGAGCCTTGTGAGCGTAGCCAATCCTTTTCTAACCTTTTTAGCTACAAATGAGCAGACCCAGCATTTGTATGCCGGAATGGCTATGATGGCTGGTCAGAATCCCTACGGAGATTTCTTCGCAACAAACGGTGTTTTTTATTACTTACTAGCCTGGTTAGGTCATATTGATGGAGGATTTATTGTATTTGGTTTTCTCCAAATGATTGCGCTGTTTATCGCAGGAGTTTATTTCTATAAAATCATGGTCTATTTTAGTCAGTCGGAACGGTTGGCGACCAGTTCAAGTCATTGGTTTTATATTTTTATTGCTTCTTTAGGATTTGGTGGCTTATATGCAGAAATCTTTGCGCTTCCCTTTGTTTTGGCAGGTATTTGGTTCCTAGTCCGCTATTTTGCAAATGCTGTGGGCGATGAGGCCTTTATCCTGTATGGAATTGAGGCAGCCTTGGCCTTTCTGATTTATCCAAAGAGCCTCTTATTATGGTTGCTAGCTGGTTTCATATTGTTTGTTTTTAACACGCAACAACGGCAAATGGCTCGAGGGTTCTATCAATTATTGGCAAGTATATTTGGTCTTCTTTTGGTCTTGTATCTAGTTGGCTACTATGCCTTTGAAGCACAGATTCTAGGAACAGCTATCCAGCAGACTTTTCTTTACAATTTAGGCTTGGATTTCCAATATGCTGGTTTGTATGTGACACTGGCAGTTGTAGCTGGATTCTTATTGCTATCTGGTTTTTTCAAGGGATTTATCCAGACCGTATCTTCCTTCGGTCAAGGTCTGCATACTCATATCAAGGTTCTAATCCTGCTCGTTTTTATAGCTCAGCTGGTGTTTATTATTGGAACCCAAAATGGTCATTATAGCCAACTGCTTAGTCTATTGCCTTATGGTTTTGTACTGACTGTTCTTCATTTGGGAGCTGGCTCAGAAGTGGAGGAAAGAGGCTATCTCAGTCGTCACTTTTTCCTGCCTCTTGTCATGGCTTTTGGAATGGTCGCACAACCAGCCTATACTTATTTTGTAGAGGGGGATTTGGTCACGGATCGTGCAAGCATTGCTAGTTATGTTGGGCAAGAAACGACTAAGACGGATAAGATTTACGTTTGGGATAATAGCGCTAGTATCTATCTGGATAGCCAGCGTCTGTCATCCGCCACCATTATCTCAGCGGAGCCTTATCTGACTACGACTGGTAATCAAAATAGCTTGCTATATGACCTCAATAAAAATGAGGCAAGTCTGGTGATTGTTAATAAGAACATCCCACTCTTAGATGATGTAAAAGCAAATTTAGAGCTGCAGTATAAACCTGTCAAAACGACCGATTACTTTACTGTCTATCAAAAGAATGAATGA
- the mutL gene encoding DNA mismatch repair endonuclease MutL: MSQIIELPEILANQIAAGEVIERPASVVKELVENSIDAGASQIEIRIEEAGLKSIQITDNGEGIAPDQVALALRRHATSKIKNQADLFRIRTLGFRGEALPSIASVSQMVIETATANHAHGLRLVSKGGVIESEEPISRPVGTQITVSDLFYNTPARLKYVRSQQAELSHIADIINRLSLAHPEIAFTLVNEGRELMRTAGTGKLRQAISGIYGIASAKKMVEIEAEDLDFQVSGYVSLPELTRANRNYISIFINGRYIKNFLLNRAILEGYGSKLMVGRFPLAVISIEIDPYLADVNVHPTKQEVRISKEKELMSLIREAIIKALKEQDLIPDALENLAQSSTRTKVKAEQVTLPLKESKLYYDTVKQDFFLKPEVVSEDIKPLEEDKNLIEMTSQVDKSVTIKFAQRQTEITDDLDHPNLTSKELAKVADKLDQEETSTFPELEYFGQMHGTYLFAQGKTGLYIIDQHAAQERVKYEYYREKIGQVDNSAQQLLVPYIFEFPQNDALNLAYKMDALCQVGVNLEEYGVNQFILREHPIWMKEEEIEAGIYEMCDMLLLTDQVSIKQYRAELAIMMSCKRSIKANHALDDYSARDLLRQLSHCQNPYNCPHGRPVLVHFSKSDMEKMFRRIQENHTSLRELGKY; the protein is encoded by the coding sequence ATGTCACAAATTATCGAATTACCAGAAATTTTAGCCAACCAGATTGCAGCAGGTGAGGTGATTGAGCGACCTGCCAGTGTGGTTAAGGAGTTGGTGGAGAACTCGATTGATGCGGGGGCCAGCCAGATAGAAATTCGTATCGAGGAAGCTGGCCTAAAATCCATTCAAATTACAGATAACGGCGAAGGTATTGCCCCTGACCAAGTAGCCTTGGCTTTGCGTCGTCATGCCACCAGTAAGATCAAAAATCAGGCGGACCTGTTCCGCATTCGGACCTTGGGTTTCCGTGGTGAAGCCCTGCCCTCCATCGCCTCTGTCAGTCAAATGGTGATTGAAACGGCTACAGCCAACCATGCCCACGGCTTGCGTCTGGTTTCTAAGGGTGGAGTGATTGAGTCAGAGGAGCCAATCAGTCGCCCAGTCGGCACCCAGATAACCGTTTCGGATTTGTTTTACAATACCCCTGCCCGTCTTAAGTATGTTCGCAGTCAGCAGGCTGAACTATCGCATATTGCTGACATCATCAACAGGCTGAGCCTGGCCCATCCTGAAATCGCCTTTACCCTGGTCAATGAAGGGCGGGAATTGATGCGGACAGCAGGAACGGGCAAGCTCCGTCAAGCCATTTCGGGTATTTACGGCATTGCTTCTGCTAAAAAAATGGTCGAGATTGAGGCTGAGGACTTGGATTTTCAGGTTTCTGGCTATGTTTCCCTGCCAGAATTGACCCGTGCCAATCGCAACTACATTTCCATTTTCATCAATGGTCGCTACATCAAGAATTTCTTGCTCAACCGTGCCATTTTGGAAGGTTACGGTAGTAAGCTCATGGTGGGGCGTTTTCCATTGGCGGTGATTTCTATCGAGATTGATCCCTATCTTGCTGATGTCAATGTTCACCCGACCAAGCAAGAAGTCCGCATTTCCAAGGAAAAGGAACTGATGAGCCTGATCCGTGAAGCTATTATCAAGGCCCTCAAGGAGCAGGATTTAATTCCTGACGCCCTTGAAAATCTGGCCCAGTCTAGTACGCGTACCAAGGTCAAAGCAGAGCAGGTCACCTTGCCACTCAAGGAAAGCAAGCTCTACTATGATACTGTCAAACAAGATTTCTTCCTCAAGCCAGAAGTGGTGTCCGAAGACATCAAGCCTTTGGAGGAAGACAAGAACCTGATAGAGATGACAAGTCAAGTTGACAAGTCTGTCACTATCAAATTTGCCCAACGGCAGACAGAAATTACTGATGACCTTGACCACCCAAATCTAACTAGTAAGGAACTTGCTAAGGTGGCAGATAAGCTAGACCAGGAAGAAACCTCCACCTTCCCAGAATTGGAATATTTTGGTCAAATGCATGGCACCTATCTCTTTGCACAAGGAAAAACAGGACTGTATATCATCGACCAACATGCTGCACAGGAGCGGGTCAAATACGAATACTACCGTGAGAAAATTGGTCAGGTAGATAACTCTGCCCAGCAGTTGCTGGTGCCTTATATTTTTGAATTCCCTCAAAATGATGCCCTCAATCTTGCGTATAAAATGGATGCCCTCTGTCAAGTTGGTGTCAACTTAGAAGAGTATGGTGTCAACCAATTCATCTTACGTGAGCACCCTATCTGGATGAAGGAAGAGGAGATTGAGGCTGGTATTTACGAGATGTGCGATATGTTACTTCTAACAGACCAGGTGTCCATCAAGCAGTATCGGGCAGAGTTGGCTATTATGATGTCCTGCAAGCGTTCGATTAAGGCCAATCATGCCTTAGATGATTACTCGGCGCGTGATTTGTTGCGACAATTATCCCATTGTCAAAATCCTTATAACTGCCCGCACGGCCGACCAGTCTTGGTGCATTTTAGCAAATCGGATATGGAAAAAATGTTCAGACGCATTCAGGAAAATCACACGAGTTTACGTGAGTTGGGGAAGTATTAA
- a CDS encoding helix-turn-helix domain-containing protein: MTHLGQLIHMERTKRQESQETLAKAIGVSRQTVLNWEKGRTLPDSASLVSIAQRYHLSFDQLIGLQVKAKKRRVWINYLILLILFGLGIFVGGNATLFLPFLIVFLLIGFLIQEFMLTKSL, encoded by the coding sequence ATGACTCATCTTGGACAGCTTATTCACATGGAGCGAACAAAACGACAGGAATCGCAAGAAACCTTGGCAAAAGCAATCGGAGTGTCACGGCAAACAGTCTTAAACTGGGAAAAAGGTCGCACTTTACCTGATAGTGCCAGTCTAGTCAGCATTGCCCAACGTTATCACCTCTCTTTTGACCAGCTGATTGGCTTACAAGTCAAGGCTAAGAAAAGGCGGGTCTGGATAAATTACCTGATTCTCCTAATCCTATTCGGTCTAGGTATCTTTGTCGGTGGTAATGCCACTCTCTTCCTTCCTTTCCTCATCGTTTTTCTCCTCATCGGTTTCCTTATCCAAGAATTCATGTTGACCAAATCTTTATAA
- a CDS encoding CPBP family intramembrane glutamic endopeptidase, which yields MVRKDRLFIAFIVLGVLNLLLKLHRYLELPPTYSLYYQLASFVLLFALGVYHYRKLLWTDFGKMWSWKLLYQFPLFYLTDFLVMYGGSFLQYLLMKSFHISEGINNVTAVNKISQIVPLPIFLLIVGIIGPIVEELFYRKCLQDSLKNVLNPWFAIVLQGLIFGLGHAKSLDSSEIINTIPQICSGIYLGYLYHRTGNLCYPMLVHCVGNLSVGY from the coding sequence ATGGTCCGAAAGGATAGACTATTTATTGCATTTATTGTTCTTGGTGTGCTTAATTTGCTACTCAAGCTTCACCGTTATTTAGAGTTGCCCCCAACCTATAGTCTTTATTACCAGCTTGCTAGTTTTGTCTTGCTATTTGCACTTGGCGTATACCACTATAGAAAGCTCCTTTGGACTGATTTTGGAAAAATGTGGAGCTGGAAACTGCTTTACCAATTCCCTTTGTTTTATCTTACAGACTTTTTGGTCATGTATGGAGGAAGTTTTCTCCAATATTTGCTAATGAAATCATTCCATATCTCAGAAGGTATAAACAATGTCACAGCAGTTAATAAGATAAGCCAAATCGTCCCACTTCCAATCTTTTTGCTGATAGTGGGAATCATCGGTCCAATTGTTGAAGAACTTTTTTATCGGAAATGTTTACAGGATAGTCTGAAAAATGTTTTAAATCCATGGTTTGCTATTGTCTTGCAAGGTCTCATTTTTGGCTTAGGGCATGCTAAATCTCTGGATAGTTCAGAAATTATCAACACGATTCCCCAGATTTGTTCGGGTATTTACTTGGGTTATCTCTATCACAGAACAGGCAATCTTTGTTATCCGATGCTCGTTCATTGTGTAGGCAACCTATCCGTCGGATATTGA
- the ruvA gene encoding Holliday junction branch migration protein RuvA, which yields MYDYIKGMLTKITAKYIVVETHGVGYLLQVANPYAYSGQVQQEVTVYTHQVIREDAHLLYGFKTEAEKSVFLSLISVSGIGPTTALAIIAVDDNDGLVRAIEQKNITYLTKFPKIGKKTAQQMILDLEGKFVMSEEAGPVQQEVPTSENVALDEAMEAMEALGYRPAELKKIKKFFDGTTDTAENYIKSALKMLMK from the coding sequence ATGTACGACTATATCAAAGGAATGTTAACAAAAATCACTGCAAAGTATATTGTAGTAGAAACGCATGGGGTAGGTTACCTCTTGCAGGTGGCTAACCCATATGCTTACTCTGGACAGGTCCAGCAAGAAGTAACGGTCTATACCCATCAAGTTATTCGTGAAGATGCTCACTTGCTATACGGTTTTAAGACAGAAGCTGAGAAGTCTGTTTTCCTCAGTCTGATTTCTGTTTCAGGAATTGGTCCGACAACGGCTCTAGCCATTATTGCTGTTGATGACAATGACGGTCTGGTACGCGCTATTGAGCAGAAAAATATTACTTATCTGACCAAGTTTCCAAAGATTGGCAAGAAAACAGCGCAACAGATGATTTTGGACCTGGAAGGCAAGTTTGTCATGAGTGAGGAGGCAGGACCTGTCCAACAAGAAGTACCTACTAGTGAAAATGTTGCACTTGATGAAGCCATGGAAGCTATGGAAGCACTCGGTTACCGACCAGCCGAACTCAAGAAAATCAAGAAATTCTTTGACGGCACGACCGATACCGCTGAGAACTATATCAAATCAGCCCTTAAAATGCTGATGAAGTGA
- a CDS encoding DNA-3-methyladenine glycosylase I, producing the protein MNRCSWVNLNNPLYIAYHDQEWGRPLHEERALFELLCLETYQAGLSWEIVLNKRQAFKAVFHDYDYHAVASMTDQQLDALLDNPAIIRHKAKLYATRANAQAFLKLQEECGSFDHYIWSWLAGRPQVNSVGDYRQVPAKTSLSEAISKDLKKRGFKFVGPVCVYSFLQAAGLINDHENTCDWKNI; encoded by the coding sequence ATGAACCGTTGTTCTTGGGTCAATCTCAACAATCCCCTCTATATAGCCTATCACGATCAAGAATGGGGGCGCCCTTTGCATGAGGAGCGGGCTCTCTTTGAATTGCTCTGTTTGGAGACCTATCAAGCAGGTCTGTCTTGGGAAATTGTGCTCAACAAGCGACAGGCTTTCAAGGCTGTCTTTCATGATTATGACTATCATGCGGTTGCTAGCATGACTGACCAGCAGCTGGATGCCCTGCTCGACAATCCAGCTATTATTCGGCACAAAGCTAAGCTCTACGCGACCCGTGCCAATGCCCAAGCCTTTCTCAAGTTACAGGAAGAATGCGGCAGTTTTGACCATTATATCTGGTCTTGGCTAGCAGGTCGCCCACAGGTCAATTCGGTTGGTGACTACCGTCAAGTTCCTGCTAAAACCTCCCTTTCCGAGGCTATTTCCAAGGACTTGAAAAAACGAGGTTTTAAATTTGTCGGTCCTGTCTGTGTCTATTCTTTCCTACAAGCAGCCGGGCTCATTAACGACCATGAAAATACGTGTGACTGGAAAAATATCTAA
- a CDS encoding competence/damage-inducible protein A codes for MKAELIAVGTEILTGQIVNTNAQFLSEKCAELGIDVYFHTAVGDNEKRLLSVLEVASKRSELVILCGGLGPTEDDLTKQTLAAFLGRKLVFDEKAMAKLDRFFASRPGRVRTPNNERQAQIVEGSQALQNPAGLAVGGLIEQAGVTYVVLPGPPSELRAMFTESLQPLLNQSSQQLYSRVLRFFGIGESQLVTILADLIDKQTDPTLAPYAKVGEVTLRLSTKANSQEEADFRLKQLEEDILQRDKLREYFYAYGEENSLVQTVAERLVEKNKSIAIVEQGTGGLLQSEVSLALTGQPYFSGGQVIGQLGTESGRCSEEADGIREELQADLGLAVSVLIKSESTEDNVLAKVYIALASTSGISQKEVDLGGYSWQHIRQLACLQALDFVRNTL; via the coding sequence ATGAAAGCAGAACTCATCGCCGTAGGCACTGAAATTTTGACCGGTCAGATTGTCAATACCAACGCGCAATTTCTATCTGAAAAATGTGCTGAATTGGGTATTGACGTCTATTTTCATACAGCAGTAGGCGATAATGAAAAGCGTCTTTTGTCTGTACTGGAGGTAGCCAGCAAGCGTAGTGAGCTAGTTATTCTCTGTGGAGGACTGGGGCCAACAGAAGATGACTTGACTAAGCAGACCTTGGCAGCCTTCTTAGGTAGAAAATTGGTCTTTGATGAAAAAGCCATGGCAAAATTAGACCGCTTCTTTGCCAGCCGACCAGGTCGTGTCCGCACGCCCAACAATGAGCGCCAAGCACAAATCGTTGAGGGAAGTCAGGCTTTGCAAAATCCAGCTGGTTTGGCAGTAGGAGGCTTGATCGAGCAAGCTGGAGTGACCTATGTTGTCTTACCTGGTCCTCCAAGTGAACTTAGAGCCATGTTTACAGAAAGTTTACAACCTTTGCTTAACCAGTCAAGTCAGCAACTCTATTCTCGTGTTCTACGCTTTTTTGGTATTGGCGAAAGTCAGTTGGTGACGATTTTAGCTGATTTGATTGACAAACAAACTGACCCAACTCTTGCCCCCTATGCCAAGGTTGGTGAAGTGACCTTGCGCTTGTCCACCAAGGCAAACAGTCAAGAAGAAGCCGATTTCCGTCTGAAACAGTTGGAAGAAGACATCTTACAACGTGATAAACTGAGAGAATATTTCTATGCTTACGGTGAGGAAAATAGTCTAGTACAGACAGTAGCAGAGCGATTGGTGGAAAAGAATAAAAGCATAGCCATCGTCGAACAGGGAACAGGCGGACTTTTACAGTCAGAAGTCAGTTTGGCTTTGACTGGGCAACCTTATTTTAGCGGTGGTCAAGTCATCGGTCAGTTAGGTACAGAATCGGGTAGGTGCTCAGAAGAAGCTGATGGCATTCGTGAGGAGCTACAGGCTGATTTGGGACTGGCTGTGTCGGTACTTATCAAGTCTGAGTCGACAGAGGATAACGTTCTTGCAAAGGTATATATAGCCTTGGCTAGCACCTCTGGCATTTCCCAAAAAGAGGTTGACTTGGGTGGCTACTCCTGGCAACACATCCGCCAATTAGCTTGCTTGCAAGCCTTAGATTTTGTACGAAACACTTTGTGA